The nucleotide window CTGTCTCGCTCGCCGTGTCCGGCGCGCTTCTGGTATCGGCAATCATGACGTTTCCTTCTGGCCGGGCTCGGGAGAAAAATGGGTCTGCAACTTGTTCTGCACGCCGTCCATCTCGTCGGCGTTCGCAGGCGGGACGCCTGCCGCCGTGATGACCGGCCACATCTCGGCATACTTGCGATTGAACGCGACCCAGCGTTCGCTGTCCGCGTCCGTGTCGGGCCGGATTGCATCGGCTGGACATTCCGGTTCGCAGACGCCGCAATCGATGCATTCGTCGGGGTGAATCACCAGCGTGTTCTCCCCTTCGTAAAAGCAGTCGACCGGGCAGACCTCGACGCAATCCATGTATTTGCAGGCGATGCAATTCTCGGTGACGACATATGTCATGGGGCGCTCGTGGCTTCGGAAGGGAGCCGTGCGCGACGGGCGCGCACGGCGAAAAGGGATCAGGACAGGTTGGATTCGGCGAACTCGTAGTTCGCGAGACGGTCCAGGAAGTTGTCCACGTAGTCGGGACGCCGGTTGCGGAAGTCGACGTAGTAGCTGTGCTCCCACACGTCGAGGCCGAGCAGGGCCGTGCCCTCGCCGGTGGCGAGCGGGTTCACGCCGTTGGGCGTCTTGGTCACGCCGAGGCTGCCGTCGGGCTTCTGGATCAGCCACGCCCAGCCCGAGCCGAACTGCCCGGTGGCCGCCGTCTTGAACGCCTGCTTGAACGCGTCGACCGAGCCGAAATCCGCGTTGAGCCGCGTTTCCAGCCCGCCGGGAAGGCGTCCGCCCTCGGGCGACAGGGCATTCCAAAAGTGGATGTGGTTCCAATGCTGCCCGGCCTGGTTGAAGATGCCCTCGCGGTCGGCGTCGCCGTAGGTCGCGGTGACGATCTCTTCCAGCGTCTTGCCCTGGAGATCGGCGTTCTTCTCGACGAAGCCGTTGAGCGCCGTGACATAGGCCTGGTGGTGCTTGTCGTGGTGCAGTTCGAGCGTTTCCTGGCTCATGCCACGATCGGCAAGCGCGGAGGGGGCGAAATTGAGAGAAGGCAGTTCGAAGGCCATGTCGGGGCTCCTGTGATGTGTGTGGTTGCGCCGCCTGTCGCGGCACATTAATAAAACAAGCAAGTGCTTTGAAAAATATCGGAGCGAATATGTCAAGAGATGACTTGGAAAAACAGGATTGGTCGCCGCGCTCCTCCGCCGAGCGTCTCCTCATGGCGCTCAAGATGCATGGCGCGCTGACCTCTGCGCAGCTCGGCACGCGGCTCGGCACGTCGGGAGAAGCAGCGCGCCAGCAGCTCGTGAAACTGGCGGAAGACGGGCTTGTCGCGGAAGAGCGCCGCTCGGCCGGACGCGGCCGCCCCGCGGTCTACTGGCACCTGACCGACAAGGCCCAGGCGCGGTTTCCCGACACCCACGCGGCGCTGACCGTCGACATCCTGCGCAGCATCTCGGGGGTGCTCGGGGACGACGCGCTCGAGAAGATCATCCGTGCGCGCGAGACCGAGACACAGGCCCTCTACGAAGAGGTCATGGCCGGATGCGACAGCCTTGGCGACAGGGTCGGGAAGCTCGCCGAACTGCGCAACGCCGAGGGTTACATGGCGGAGGCAGAGCAGGGACCCGACGGCGAACTGCGCCTTGTCGAGAACCATTGCCCGATCTGTGCTGCAGCCACGTTCTGCCAGGGCTTCTGCCGTGCGGAGCAGGCGGTCTTCGAGTCGGTTCTGGGCGAGGGCGTTTCGGTCGAACGGGTGGAACACATCGTCGGTGGCGGACGCCGCTGCACCTACGTCATCCGCGAGGCAACCTGATGGCCCCGCGTGCTCCGGCGCCTGTTCCGCGCTCTCCCGAAGCCGTGGCCGAGGGCCTCGACGAGGCCATGATCCGCGAGGTCGTGCACCATTTCTACGCCGCGGCGCGCGAAGACCCGGTGATCGGGCCGGTCTTCCGCGCCCGGGTGCCCGACGACCGCTGGCAGGCCCACCTCGACAGGATCGAGGACTTCTGGTGCTCGAGCCTGCTGGGGACGCGCACCTATGACGGGCGCCCCATGCCCAAGCATGTTGCCATCTCCGAGTTGAACGACGACCACTTCAGACGGTGGCTCGCGCTCTTCCGGCACACGGTAACCGAGCTGTGCCCGCCAAAGACCGCGCAGCTTTTCGTGGAGCGCTCGGAACGCATCGCCGAGGCCTTTCGCATCAACATCGGCATGGCGCGTGGCGAGGATCTGCTGTTCCGCGAAAAGCTCACGCGCGAGCCCTACCCCTGACACCGGCCTGCAGCCCATCGCGAGGGCGTACGCGGGCCAGGCCCCCGTCCGTGGTCACGCCGGACAGAAACTAAGGGGAGCCGGCCAAAAAGCCGGCTCCGTTTTCTCAGGCGAGGTTCTGGCTGAAGAACGCCTCGAGCTTGTCGAACGGGATGATGTCGACCTGATCGTAGAGATCCACGTGGTCGGCCCCGTCGATGATCATCAGCTCCTTCGGCTCGGCGGCAGCGGCGACCGCGTCCTCGGAGAAGTAGCGCGAATGCGCCTCGGAGCCTGCGATGACCAGCATCGGCCGCGGCGAGATCTCGTCGATGTAGGTCAGCAGCGGCATGTTCATGAACGAGAGCGGAGTCGTCACGGTCCAGCCGTCGTTCGAGTTCACCGACCGCGCGTGATACCCACGCTCCGGATCCTTGTAGTAGGCGTGGTACATCCGGATGACCGGATCGTCGATGCCGTCGAGACTGTCCGGCAGGCCCCCGGCGAGAGCGGGTGTCTCGCTCTGCGCGTCTTCCCAGCGTTGACGGCTCATCGCCTCAAGACCTGCGGCGCGCTGCTCGTCGGTAAGGCTGTCATAGTAGCCCTTCGCCATGACGCGCGACATGTCGTACATGCTGGTGGTCGCCACGGCCTTGACCCGCTTGTCGGCGGCCACCGCGTTCAGCGCCATGCCGCCGAAGCCGCAGATGCCGATGATGCCGAGCTTCTCGCGGTCCACGCTGTCATGCAGGCCGAGGAAATCGATGGCCGCCATGAAGTCCTCGGTATTGATGTCCGGCGAGGCCACCGAGCGCGGCTGCCCGCCACTTTCGCCGACGTAGGACGGATCAAAGGCCAGCGTGACAAAGCCGCGCTCGGCCATGGTTTGGGCGTAGAGCCCGGCGGCCTGCTCCTTGACCGCGCCGAAGGGGCCGGCGATGGCTAGGGCGGGCATCG belongs to Salipiger profundus and includes:
- a CDS encoding superoxide dismutase; translated protein: MAFELPSLNFAPSALADRGMSQETLELHHDKHHQAYVTALNGFVEKNADLQGKTLEEIVTATYGDADREGIFNQAGQHWNHIHFWNALSPEGGRLPGGLETRLNADFGSVDAFKQAFKTAATGQFGSGWAWLIQKPDGSLGVTKTPNGVNPLATGEGTALLGLDVWEHSYYVDFRNRRPDYVDNFLDRLANYEFAESNLS
- the fdxA gene encoding ferredoxin FdxA, translating into MTYVVTENCIACKYMDCVEVCPVDCFYEGENTLVIHPDECIDCGVCEPECPADAIRPDTDADSERWVAFNRKYAEMWPVITAAGVPPANADEMDGVQNKLQTHFSPEPGQKETS
- a CDS encoding group III truncated hemoglobin produces the protein MAPRAPAPVPRSPEAVAEGLDEAMIREVVHHFYAAAREDPVIGPVFRARVPDDRWQAHLDRIEDFWCSSLLGTRTYDGRPMPKHVAISELNDDHFRRWLALFRHTVTELCPPKTAQLFVERSERIAEAFRINIGMARGEDLLFREKLTREPYP
- a CDS encoding alpha/beta hydrolase; this translates as MSETTQNSPATDVADEGRRNLLKMAGVSAAALTAVSFGAPLRAQTAEWDKTFPQSDAVEHSKVEFTNRYGITLVGDLYMPAERPEGPMPALAIAGPFGAVKEQAAGLYAQTMAERGFVTLAFDPSYVGESGGQPRSVASPDINTEDFMAAIDFLGLHDSVDREKLGIIGICGFGGMALNAVAADKRVKAVATTSMYDMSRVMAKGYYDSLTDEQRAAGLEAMSRQRWEDAQSETPALAGGLPDSLDGIDDPVIRMYHAYYKDPERGYHARSVNSNDGWTVTTPLSFMNMPLLTYIDEISPRPMLVIAGSEAHSRYFSEDAVAAAAEPKELMIIDGADHVDLYDQVDIIPFDKLEAFFSQNLA
- a CDS encoding helix-turn-helix transcriptional regulator codes for the protein MEKQDWSPRSSAERLLMALKMHGALTSAQLGTRLGTSGEAARQQLVKLAEDGLVAEERRSAGRGRPAVYWHLTDKAQARFPDTHAALTVDILRSISGVLGDDALEKIIRARETETQALYEEVMAGCDSLGDRVGKLAELRNAEGYMAEAEQGPDGELRLVENHCPICAAATFCQGFCRAEQAVFESVLGEGVSVERVEHIVGGGRRCTYVIREAT